The Vreelandella piezotolerans genomic interval TGATCCGCCGTCTCACCTCGGGCCTGTACACTTGGCTGCCCCTGGGGCTACGCACTCTGCGCAAAGTGGAAGCCATCGTGCGTGAAGAGATGAACCGGGCCGGTGCCCAAGAAGTATTGATGCCTGCCGTTCAGCCCGCCGATCTATGGCAGGAGTCTGGCCGCTGGGAGCAGTACGGCCCGGAATTGCTGCGTTTGAAAGATCGCCACGAGCGCGATTACTGCGTAGGCCCCACTCATGAAGAAGTCATCACCGATCTCGTGCGCAAAGAGATCGCCAGCTACAAGCAGCTGCCGGTGAACTTCTACCAAATTCAAACCAAATTCCGTGATGAGATTCGTCCGCGTTTCGGCGTGATGCGCTCGCGTGAATTCATCATGAAGGATGCCTACTCCTTCCACCTGGACGAGGAATCTCTCAAAGAGACCTACCAGGGTATGTACGACGCCTATACGCGCATTTTTACTCGCCTTGGTCTCGACTTCCGCCCGGTGATTGCCGATAACGGCTCCATTGGCGGCACAGGCTCTCACGAATTTCATGTGCTGGCCGATTCCGGCGAAGACGATATCGTCTTCTCGGATGCCTCCGATTACGCTGCCAACATTGAAAAAGCCGAAGCGCTGCCCGCACCACTCGGCAGCAACGTCGAGCGCGCCGCTCCCAGCGAGGAGATGCGCTTGGTCGATACCCCCAATGCCAAAACCATTGCCACGCTGGTGGAGCAGTTCAAGCTGCCTATTGAAAAGACCATTAAAACCTTGATGGTACATGCAGCAGAAGGCGGCCTGATTGCCCTGCTGGTGCGCGGTGATCACGAACTCAACGAAGTCAAAGCCGAGAACCTGCCCCAGGTAAAAGCCCCGCTGACCATGGCCAACGAGGAAGAAATCCGTGCGGCAGTGGGTGCAGGTCCCGGCTCGCTAGGCCCGGTCGGCCTGGAAATGCCGATCATCATCGACCGAAGCGTGGCCCTGATGAGCGATTTCGGCGCAGGTGCCAATATCGACGGAAAACACTACTTCGGCATCAACTGGGAACGCGATGCAGCTCTGCCACAGGTCGCCGACCTTCGTAATGTGGTAGAAGGCGACCCGTCACCTGACGGCCAAGGCACGCTCTCGATCAAGCGTGGCATCGAAGTCGGCCACGTGTTCCAGCTTGGCAAGAAGTACTCTGAAGCGATGAATGCCAGCGTGCTGGGCGACAATGGCAAAACCAGCCATCCATGGATGGGTTGCTATGGCATTGGCGTAACGCGCGTGGTCGCGGCGACGATCGAACAGAACCACGACGATGCCGGCATTATTTGGCCCAATGCCATTGCCCCCTTCCACGTCGCGCTGGTGCCCATGAATGCACATAAATCACAGCGTGTGCGCGAAGAGTCCGAGCGCCTCTACCAAACGCTGACCGCAGCAGGTTTGGACGTCCTGCTAGATGACCGGGATACGCGTCCTGGTGTGAAGTTTGCCGATTTAGAGCTCATGGGTGTGCCGCACCGCGTGGTGATCGGCGACCGCGGCCTGGACAACGGCGAGTTGGAGTACAAAGGACGTCGCGACAGCGAGGCCACCATGATCCCTGCCGACAACATCGTGGACTTCCTGCGTGAACAAGCGGGCCTTATTAGCGCTAAGTAATCAGCACGTATGTCACTGAGCTCTTTTCGGGGGCGTTGGCGGCAGCGACATGTGATAAGGACGATGGCGGTCATCCTAATGATGACCGCCATCGCTTCGCCCATCGTGGCGGAGCCACCACTGCGAGCTACGCTGGAAGCCGCCGATCTACGAACGCCCTATGGTCAGTGGCAGTTACAGCAGTGGCGCAGCCGCAAGGATGCGCCGCTTGCCAGATTTGTCGCCTCGCCTGAGCGGCGCCACGCTCTACTGACACGCCTCTACCAAGAAGCTCGGCTCGCCGGGCTACCGCCCGATCTCGTATTGGCACTCATCCAGGTAGAAAGCGCCTTTAACGCCGAGGCAGTGTCTTCGGCGGGTGCCGTCGGGTTGATGCAGATCATGCCATTTTGGGTAGAAGAGCTTGGCCTACCCATGGACGATCTCACCGATCCCAACCGCAATCTGCGCTATGGCTGCACGATTCTCGCCCACTATCTAGCCATCGAACGGGGCGACTTTACCCGCGCACTCGCTCGCTACAATGGCAGTCTAGGTAAAACGTGGTACCCGGAACGGGTGTTCGATGCGTGGCAAAACCACTGGCGCTAGGCATCCTCAAGCCGAGCTTGCAGGTGCCGATATAGAGTCGGATGCTGATGCTTTTTACTTTCTGTGAGTAGATCGTTAGTGCATCAACATGACTTTGCCACATAATCATTACATGATTGGCCATCTCGTACTTACTTAGGTAACTCCCCATGCTTACATTGCGTCAAGGTGTGCGTTTTACCCTCACTCTATGGACGCTTGGTTGCTTGACGACCATGACGAGCTTTGCTGCACAGGCCGCGAATGTAAGCGTCACCGACACCGATGGCATCCCCTTGGAAAATGCCGTAGTGGAGGTCTATTACCAGCCTGCCGCGCCTAGCGACATTCAGACGAAAAATATCGTTCAGCGTAATGCCTCCTTTAACCCCCGAGTCACAACGATCCCTACCGGCAGCTATGTGGCGTTTCCGAACGAAGATACCACGCGGCACCACGTTTTCTCTTTTTCACCTGCGAAAACCTTCGAGCTCGAGTTGTTTCTCAGCGAAACACCGCCGCCCGTTCACTTTGACCAAGCCGGCGTTGTGGTGCTGGGTTGCAACATTCACGACCAAATGCAGGCGTTCATCGTGGTCAGCGATGCGCCTTATGCAGCACTGACTGACAGCGAAGGCCGTCTTTCCCTCCCAGCGCTTCCCGACGGCGCCCACCGAATGCGCGTATGGCATAGCCGCATGGACGATAGTCAGAACGTATGGTGGGAAGGTGAGATCAGCGATGCTGACACTTTGACCGTGGCGTTGGAGCTCAACGCAGTGCCTCCCCCCGCCCCTACACTCTCGCCGCTGCAACAGCGTTTTCAAAACGCTACGCATAGTCACTGAACGAGGGAACCATGCGCTTTCGCACGCGATTAACGCTCGTTCTGTTGACGGTCGTGATCATTTCACAGCTGGCAACGGGGATCGCGTTTTTGCGCGCGACCCAAAACGATGCGTTAACCAAAGGCAATCAGCGCTTGGAGGTCGGTGCCAGGGTGTTTGAGCAGTTGCTGAACATTCGCGGCGAGCAGTTACTAGGTAACGTGGCCATTCTCGCCGAGGATTTTGGCTTTAAAAGCGCCGTTGCCACCCAGGATACGGCCACGCTCTACTCGGTGTTGGCCAATCATGGCGATCGTGCCAAGGCCGACTTGGTGATGCTGAGCGATTTGAACGGTAACGTTCTAGCCAGCAGCCACCATGCCCAAAACAGCCCCATGCCGTTTCCAGACCTGTTTCAACGTGCCCAGCAAACCGGCAGCGGAGTCGGTGTGGTGATCAATGATGGCGAACCTTACGAGTTCGTGCTCCTACCGGTACGCGCGCCCAATCTGATTGGCTGGGTCGGCATGGGGTTTTTGATCGACGAGAACGTGACTTCAGAGCTCAATGCACTCACCGGCTTGGAAGTCAGCATCGTCACTTACGACGCCAGTGGCGATATCAGTTACCTCGCCAGCTCCCATAGCGATCAGTTGGCCGTCAGCTTGATGAGCGATAGCGGAAAACAACTGATAGAGGGTGCTTACACGCCCAGTCATCAACTGTCGCAGGAGAATGGCTACTTCTCTTATGCGACGACCTTGATGGCAGACCCAAACTTCCAAACATTCGCGCTCATTCAGCTCTCCCGCGACGAGCTACTGGGGGCTTACAGTCGCTTGCAGTGGCAGCTACTGAGTATCGTTGCGCTAATGCTGCTTTTGACGCTGGTCGTGGCGCTCTGGAGCGCACGAAGCATCAGCAAGCCGCTAATTGGGCTAGCCCAAGCGGCTAAACGTATTGGTCAGGGTGAGCATATCGACACTATCGCAAGCGGCAGCTCGGTGACCGAGACCAATCAATTAGCCAAAACGCTACTCTCCATGCAGGGGGACATTGCCGAGCGTGAAGCCACGCTGCTGCATCAGTCGCGTCACGATCTACTCACTAATCTGCCCAACAGAGTCAGCGCTTTTGAAGACATCCAACGCTACATTCGGTTGAAGACACCTTTTACGCTGCTGCGTTTATCCATCAATGACTTTCGCGACATCAACGATACCTTCGGCTACGAGCTCGGCGATCATCTTCTGGTGACCCTCGCTGAACGTTTGCACCGCTTGCCCGCCCCCGTCGAAAAGGCGTATCGCCTGGATGGCGACGAGCTGATGCTGATGATCGACGCGCCCGAGCTTGACCAGCGCAAACGTGAAGAGATAATCGAAGAGATCAGCGAACCGATTAGCTTGGAAAAATCGCTGATCGTCCCATCGCTCTCTGTCGGTGAAGTCAGTTATCCCACCCATGGCGACGGCGCCCAACTGCTACTGCGTCGCTCGGACATTGCCCTCGATAAAGCGCGTCGCCACCGTCACTCCCACGAGCGCTACGTAGAGGGCCAAGACGAACAGCACCTGCGCCAGCTCATGTTGATTCGTGATCTTCAGGAAGCGGTAGACAACGGTGAACTATGGATGGCCTACCAGCCCAAAGTCGACACCACCACGGGCAACGTTTGCCAATTCGAGGCGCTGATGCGCTGGCGCCACCCCACGCTCGGTTTCGTTCCCCCGGACGAATTCATCGGTTTGGCCGAACGCTCCGGCAATATTGGCTTACTCACTGACTGGATGCTAGACCACGTATGTGAGCAGCTTAGCGACTGGAAACGTCAAGGTTGCCATCTCTCGGTGGCCATCAACCTCTCGGCAAGCGACGTGATCGATCCTGGCCTGTCAATGCATATCCACGAGCTGTTCGAGACTTACGGCCTGTCGCCTGACCAGCTTGCACTGGAAGTCACCGAAAGCGCCGTCATGCAAGATGTTGATGCTGCGACTGAAACGTTAATGGCGCTTAGCCAAATGGGGCTTACGATTGCCGTTGATGACTATGGCACCGGCTATTCATCTCTGGCGCAAATCAGACGGTTACCGGTCAATGAGCTCAAAATCGATAAATCGTTCGTTTTGAAGCTGGATACCCAGCAAGAAGATCTCACCATCGTCCGTTCGACCATCGAGATGGGCCACCATTTAGGGCTCAAGATCGTTGCGGAAGGGGTAGAGAACAGCGCCAGTGCCGAGATATTGAGCCACCTACGCTGCGACTATCTTCAGGGCTATTGGATTGCCAAACCCATGCCCGCGGAAGCCATCACCGACTGGCTAGACGAATTCAAGCCGTTGTCACTCTCGGCCGAAACGGCTCACTAATTAAAAAAGGGAACGTTATGCGCAAGACTGGCTCATCAAAACGGCGCGCCATTGTCACGGCGACCGCGCTCAGTACGCTGTTGGTCGCTACCGCCAGCATGGCGGGCAGCCGTATTCTAGGCACCGGTGCCGTCAGTGCCATTGAGGGAGCAGCCGGGGGCGGCCTCTCCCCCTGGGCCGTGCTGTCGAGCACCGCAAGCGACGATGAAATCGGCGTAACCGCTGCGGCAACACGCGCCTGGGTCGATGACTATCGACTCACTGTGACCAGCGCCAGCCTAAACCTCCATGATCGCATGGAATTCTCCATT includes:
- a CDS encoding Cupredoxin, producing the protein MLTLRQGVRFTLTLWTLGCLTTMTSFAAQAANVSVTDTDGIPLENAVVEVYYQPAAPSDIQTKNIVQRNASFNPRVTTIPTGSYVAFPNEDTTRHHVFSFSPAKTFELELFLSETPPPVHFDQAGVVVLGCNIHDQMQAFIVVSDAPYAALTDSEGRLSLPALPDGAHRMRVWHSRMDDSQNVWWEGEISDADTLTVALELNAVPPPAPTLSPLQQRFQNATHSH
- a CDS encoding proline--tRNA ligase, producing the protein MRASQLLIATLKETPADAEVISHQLMLRAGMIRRLTSGLYTWLPLGLRTLRKVEAIVREEMNRAGAQEVLMPAVQPADLWQESGRWEQYGPELLRLKDRHERDYCVGPTHEEVITDLVRKEIASYKQLPVNFYQIQTKFRDEIRPRFGVMRSREFIMKDAYSFHLDEESLKETYQGMYDAYTRIFTRLGLDFRPVIADNGSIGGTGSHEFHVLADSGEDDIVFSDASDYAANIEKAEALPAPLGSNVERAAPSEEMRLVDTPNAKTIATLVEQFKLPIEKTIKTLMVHAAEGGLIALLVRGDHELNEVKAENLPQVKAPLTMANEEEIRAAVGAGPGSLGPVGLEMPIIIDRSVALMSDFGAGANIDGKHYFGINWERDAALPQVADLRNVVEGDPSPDGQGTLSIKRGIEVGHVFQLGKKYSEAMNASVLGDNGKTSHPWMGCYGIGVTRVVAATIEQNHDDAGIIWPNAIAPFHVALVPMNAHKSQRVREESERLYQTLTAAGLDVLLDDRDTRPGVKFADLELMGVPHRVVIGDRGLDNGELEYKGRRDSEATMIPADNIVDFLREQAGLISAK
- a CDS encoding transglycosylase SLT domain-containing protein, which encodes MMTAIASPIVAEPPLRATLEAADLRTPYGQWQLQQWRSRKDAPLARFVASPERRHALLTRLYQEARLAGLPPDLVLALIQVESAFNAEAVSSAGAVGLMQIMPFWVEELGLPMDDLTDPNRNLRYGCTILAHYLAIERGDFTRALARYNGSLGKTWYPERVFDAWQNHWR
- a CDS encoding putative bifunctional diguanylate cyclase/phosphodiesterase, which gives rise to MRFRTRLTLVLLTVVIISQLATGIAFLRATQNDALTKGNQRLEVGARVFEQLLNIRGEQLLGNVAILAEDFGFKSAVATQDTATLYSVLANHGDRAKADLVMLSDLNGNVLASSHHAQNSPMPFPDLFQRAQQTGSGVGVVINDGEPYEFVLLPVRAPNLIGWVGMGFLIDENVTSELNALTGLEVSIVTYDASGDISYLASSHSDQLAVSLMSDSGKQLIEGAYTPSHQLSQENGYFSYATTLMADPNFQTFALIQLSRDELLGAYSRLQWQLLSIVALMLLLTLVVALWSARSISKPLIGLAQAAKRIGQGEHIDTIASGSSVTETNQLAKTLLSMQGDIAEREATLLHQSRHDLLTNLPNRVSAFEDIQRYIRLKTPFTLLRLSINDFRDINDTFGYELGDHLLVTLAERLHRLPAPVEKAYRLDGDELMLMIDAPELDQRKREEIIEEISEPISLEKSLIVPSLSVGEVSYPTHGDGAQLLLRRSDIALDKARRHRHSHERYVEGQDEQHLRQLMLIRDLQEAVDNGELWMAYQPKVDTTTGNVCQFEALMRWRHPTLGFVPPDEFIGLAERSGNIGLLTDWMLDHVCEQLSDWKRQGCHLSVAINLSASDVIDPGLSMHIHELFETYGLSPDQLALEVTESAVMQDVDAATETLMALSQMGLTIAVDDYGTGYSSLAQIRRLPVNELKIDKSFVLKLDTQQEDLTIVRSTIEMGHHLGLKIVAEGVENSASAEILSHLRCDYLQGYWIAKPMPAEAITDWLDEFKPLSLSAETAH